One stretch of Streptomyces sp. MMBL 11-1 DNA includes these proteins:
- a CDS encoding alpha/beta fold hydrolase → MSRLPHRGTVPPVPVAELTARSADGSRIHVELHGPEAAPAVVLAHGWTCNTRFWDAQIRDLAADHRVIAYDQRGHGLTPEPGPGGYSTDALADDLEAVLGATLAPGRRAVLAGHSMGGMTVMAAASRPGLREHAAAVLLCSTGVTRLAAEARVLPLRAGALRTRLTTAVLGAKAPLGPVNPVSRKVLKYATMGAGSAPGRVDACARIVHACPRRARVGWGHVLGELDLAAGVRELRVPTAVIAGTDDRLTPPVHARAIAAALPVGLGLTELAGMGHMTPVEAPEAVTAKIRELVTRYVTDGAAASGKAATAEKEDVA, encoded by the coding sequence ATGAGCCGCCTCCCGCACCGAGGCACCGTACCGCCCGTGCCCGTGGCCGAGTTGACCGCGCGCTCCGCCGACGGCTCGCGGATCCACGTCGAACTGCACGGCCCCGAGGCCGCCCCGGCGGTGGTCCTGGCCCACGGCTGGACCTGCAACACCCGTTTCTGGGACGCCCAGATCCGCGACCTGGCCGCCGACCACCGGGTCATCGCCTACGACCAGCGCGGACACGGGCTCACCCCCGAACCGGGGCCCGGCGGTTACAGCACGGACGCGCTGGCCGACGACCTCGAAGCGGTCCTCGGTGCGACGCTCGCCCCGGGCCGCAGGGCGGTGCTCGCCGGGCACTCCATGGGCGGGATGACGGTGATGGCCGCCGCCTCGCGCCCCGGACTGCGCGAGCACGCCGCCGCCGTGCTGCTCTGTTCCACCGGAGTCACGCGGCTGGCCGCCGAGGCCCGTGTCCTGCCGCTGCGCGCGGGTGCGCTGCGGACCCGGCTCACCACCGCCGTACTGGGGGCGAAAGCGCCGCTCGGACCGGTCAACCCGGTTTCCAGGAAGGTCCTCAAGTACGCGACCATGGGTGCGGGTTCCGCTCCGGGCCGGGTCGACGCCTGCGCCCGCATCGTGCACGCCTGTCCGCGCCGCGCGAGGGTGGGGTGGGGCCATGTGCTCGGCGAGCTGGACCTGGCGGCGGGCGTGCGCGAGCTGCGGGTGCCGACCGCGGTGATCGCCGGCACGGACGACCGGCTGACCCCGCCGGTCCACGCGCGGGCCATCGCGGCGGCGCTGCCGGTCGGGCTCGGCCTGACCGAGCTGGCGGGCATGGGGCACATGACACCGGTGGAGGCCCCGGAGGCCGTCACGGCGAAGATCAGGGAGCTGGTCACCCGGTACGTCACCGACGGGGCGGCCGCCTCGGGGAAGGCCGCCACGGCGGAGAAGGAGGATGTCGCATGA
- a CDS encoding SDR family oxidoreductase — protein MSGKRSLEGQVVVVTGAARGVGELLARKLSARGATLALVGLEPDELKCVSERLHGESDHWFADVTDHEAMARVAREVKERFGKVDVVVANAGVAAGGPFADSDPDAWRRVIEVNLIGGAVTGRAFLPVLMESRGYFLQIASLAAITPAPMMTAYCASKSGVEAFAHSLRAEVGYKGVKVGVGYLSWTDTDMVRGADRDDVMRELRRRLPWPMNRTYPLGPAVDRIVDGIARRSPHVYAQWWLRGMQSVRGCLPAVIAIGGQREMRRFEPRLHTVPKGLVGAGGAADQDARAERADRP, from the coding sequence ATGAGCGGCAAGCGGAGTCTGGAGGGCCAGGTCGTCGTCGTCACCGGCGCGGCCCGGGGCGTGGGCGAGCTGCTGGCCCGCAAGCTGTCGGCACGCGGGGCGACCCTCGCACTGGTCGGACTGGAGCCGGACGAGCTGAAGTGCGTCTCCGAGCGGCTGCACGGCGAGAGCGACCACTGGTTCGCCGACGTCACCGACCACGAGGCGATGGCCCGGGTGGCGCGCGAGGTCAAGGAGCGCTTCGGCAAGGTCGACGTCGTGGTCGCCAACGCGGGCGTCGCCGCGGGCGGCCCGTTCGCCGACTCCGACCCGGACGCCTGGCGGCGGGTCATCGAGGTGAATCTCATCGGCGGTGCGGTCACCGGGCGGGCCTTCCTGCCGGTGCTGATGGAGAGCCGCGGCTACTTCCTCCAGATAGCGTCGCTGGCCGCGATCACCCCGGCCCCGATGATGACCGCGTACTGCGCGTCCAAGTCGGGCGTCGAGGCCTTCGCGCACAGTCTGCGCGCCGAGGTCGGCTACAAGGGCGTCAAGGTCGGCGTCGGCTACCTCTCCTGGACCGACACCGACATGGTGCGCGGCGCGGACCGGGACGACGTGATGCGCGAGCTGCGCCGGCGGCTGCCGTGGCCGATGAACCGCACCTATCCGCTCGGCCCGGCCGTCGACCGGATCGTGGACGGGATCGCGCGGCGCTCCCCGCACGTGTACGCCCAGTGGTGGCTGCGCGGGATGCAGTCGGTCCGCGGCTGTCTGCCGGCCGTCATCGCGATCGGCGGGCAGCGCGAGATGCGGCGTTTCGAGCCGCGGCTCCACACCGTGCCGAAGGGGCTGGTGGGGGCCGGAGGAGCGGCGGACCAGGACGCGCGGGCGGAGCGTGCTGACCGACCGTAG
- a CDS encoding flavin-containing monooxygenase has protein sequence MAQQEHVRVAVIGTGFGGLGAAVRLRREGITDFVVLERAGSVGGTWRDNSYPGCACDVPSHLYSFSFAPNPDWPRTFSGQKHIRAYLERVADSFGLRPHIRLNHEVKLMTWDKEKLYWVIESADGAVLHADVVVSATGPLSDPKTPDIPGLDSFPGKVFHSARWDHDYDLTGKRVAMVGTGASAIQIVPAVQPKTAKLTLFQRTPPWVMPRVDRTISKAERALHRAVPATGTARRGLLWGIRELQVSAFTKHPDQLGLVEKIAKANMARAIKDPALRAKLTPDYRIGCKRILLSSTYYPALAQPNVDVVASGLSEVRGSTVVAADGSEAEVDAIIFGTGFHVTDMPIAERVVGEEGITLAESWKDGMNSLRGATAAGFPNWMTIIGPNTGLGNSSMILMIESQLNYMADYLRQLNVLGGRVALGARSAAVTAWNDRVQQRMKRTVWNTGGCTSWYLDEAGRNTTVWPGTTGEFRRQTRSVDLAEYDVVRVGAAGGERRAAGAGRVPEQPGRTDRETVTAAGPAGASVAEEAAR, from the coding sequence ATGGCCCAGCAGGAGCACGTACGTGTGGCGGTGATCGGAACCGGATTCGGGGGCCTGGGGGCCGCCGTACGGCTGCGCCGCGAAGGCATCACCGATTTCGTCGTCCTGGAGCGGGCCGGCTCGGTGGGCGGCACCTGGCGCGACAACAGCTACCCCGGCTGTGCCTGCGACGTACCGTCCCACCTCTATTCGTTCTCGTTCGCCCCCAACCCCGACTGGCCGCGCACCTTCTCCGGTCAGAAGCACATCCGGGCCTACCTGGAGCGTGTCGCCGACAGCTTCGGGCTCCGCCCGCACATCAGGCTGAACCACGAGGTGAAGCTGATGACCTGGGACAAGGAGAAGCTGTACTGGGTGATCGAGTCCGCCGACGGGGCCGTGCTCCACGCGGATGTCGTCGTCTCCGCCACCGGGCCGCTCTCCGACCCGAAGACGCCCGACATACCCGGGCTCGACTCCTTCCCCGGCAAGGTCTTCCACTCCGCGCGCTGGGACCACGACTACGACCTGACCGGCAAGCGCGTCGCGATGGTCGGAACGGGCGCGTCCGCGATCCAGATCGTCCCGGCGGTGCAGCCGAAAACCGCGAAGCTCACGCTCTTCCAGCGCACCCCGCCGTGGGTCATGCCGCGTGTGGACCGCACGATCAGCAAGGCCGAGCGGGCACTGCACCGGGCCGTCCCCGCCACCGGCACGGCGCGCCGCGGACTGCTCTGGGGCATCAGGGAGTTGCAGGTCAGCGCCTTCACCAAGCACCCCGATCAGCTGGGCCTGGTGGAGAAGATCGCCAAGGCCAACATGGCGCGGGCGATCAAGGACCCGGCCCTGCGGGCCAAACTGACCCCGGACTACCGCATCGGCTGCAAGCGGATCCTGCTCTCCAGCACCTACTATCCGGCCCTCGCCCAGCCCAATGTGGACGTCGTCGCCTCCGGGCTCAGCGAGGTACGCGGCAGCACGGTGGTCGCCGCCGACGGGAGCGAGGCGGAGGTCGACGCGATCATCTTCGGCACGGGCTTCCATGTGACGGACATGCCGATCGCCGAGCGGGTCGTCGGCGAGGAGGGCATCACGCTCGCCGAGTCCTGGAAGGACGGGATGAACTCGCTGCGCGGCGCGACCGCCGCCGGGTTCCCCAACTGGATGACGATCATCGGCCCCAACACCGGGCTCGGCAACTCCTCCATGATCCTGATGATCGAGTCCCAGCTGAACTACATGGCCGACTACCTGCGGCAGTTGAACGTGCTCGGCGGACGCGTCGCCCTCGGCGCCCGCTCCGCCGCCGTCACCGCGTGGAACGACCGGGTCCAGCAGCGGATGAAGCGCACGGTGTGGAACACCGGCGGCTGCACCAGCTGGTACCTGGACGAGGCGGGCCGCAACACCACCGTCTGGCCCGGCACCACGGGCGAGTTCCGGCGGCAGACGCGTTCCGTGGACCTCGCGGAGTACGACGTCGTCCGCGTCGGCGCGGCGGGCGGTGAGCGGCGTGCCGCCGGGGCCGGACGCGTACCGGAACAGCCCGGCCGCACCGATCGGGAGACCGTGACCGCCGCGGGGCCCGCGGGAGCGTCCGTCGCCGAGGAGGCCGCGCGATGA
- a CDS encoding SsgA family sporulation/cell division regulator, whose amino-acid sequence MSPVIEIHARARLITDGPLTRPVPVDLRYDPADDRRTVHIGLPDGTDWAFGRDLLERGLRTPIERGAVRVWPCGRTQLIVELHSTDGVEVFQFEIRTLIRFLARTQQAQAQTQTSAQTPATSPDAGREPQQPPSRTTRPARSAQPEQGAQPARG is encoded by the coding sequence ATGTCCCCCGTGATCGAAATACATGCCCGCGCCCGGCTCATCACCGATGGCCCCCTGACCCGCCCGGTCCCCGTCGACCTCCGGTACGACCCGGCCGACGACCGGCGCACCGTCCACATCGGCCTGCCCGACGGCACCGACTGGGCGTTCGGCCGCGATCTCCTGGAACGCGGTCTGCGCACCCCGATCGAGCGCGGCGCCGTCCGCGTCTGGCCGTGCGGCCGTACGCAGCTGATCGTGGAGCTGCACTCGACGGACGGGGTCGAGGTGTTCCAGTTCGAGATCCGGACGCTGATCCGCTTCCTCGCCCGCACCCAGCAGGCGCAGGCGCAGACGCAGACATCGGCGCAGACGCCGGCCACGTCACCGGACGCCGGACGGGAGCCGCAGCAGCCGCCGTCCCGCACCACCCGCCCGGCGCGGAGCGCACAGCCCGAGCAGGGCGCACAGCCCGCCCGCGGCTGA
- a CDS encoding TetR/AcrR family transcriptional regulator has translation MARSRLTPEREGELYGAVLDLLREVGYDALTMDAVASRTRSSKATLYRQWGSKPELVAKALRHNKPGSLADIDTGSLRGDFHAALSRTDDCQMEKDAALMRGLSHAVHEYPDLHQALRELLIEPEMTGLAQLLQRAVDRGELRSDNPALKYIPHMLVGALAARQLIEDRPVDQAFLVDYVDSVVLPALGV, from the coding sequence ATGGCACGCAGCAGGCTGACCCCCGAGCGTGAGGGCGAGCTGTACGGCGCCGTCCTCGACCTGCTCCGTGAGGTCGGCTACGACGCCCTGACCATGGACGCCGTCGCCTCCCGCACCCGGTCGAGCAAGGCCACCCTCTACCGCCAGTGGGGCTCCAAGCCCGAGCTGGTCGCGAAGGCGCTGCGGCACAACAAGCCGGGGAGCCTTGCGGACATCGACACCGGCTCGCTGCGCGGGGACTTCCACGCCGCGCTGAGCCGGACCGACGACTGCCAGATGGAGAAGGACGCCGCGCTGATGCGGGGCCTGAGCCATGCCGTCCATGAGTACCCCGACCTGCACCAGGCCCTGCGCGAGCTGCTGATCGAACCGGAGATGACCGGTCTCGCCCAGCTGCTGCAACGGGCGGTGGACCGGGGTGAGCTGCGTTCGGACAATCCGGCGCTGAAGTACATCCCGCACATGCTGGTCGGCGCGCTCGCCGCCCGGCAGCTGATCGAGGACCGCCCTGTCGACCAGGCGTTCCTCGTCGATTACGTGGACTCCGTGGTTCTCCCCGCCCTCGGTGTCTGA
- a CDS encoding MerR family transcriptional regulator has product MEELAEEAGITVRTLRFYRERGLIPPPRREGRIAWYDDHHLARLRTITGLLERGHTLNGIADLAATFDSGRDVAEVLGLGEPTEETPVRLTPEQLADYFEGEVTPENLATALDLGYLATDGDEIVHISRRLLEVSAELVREGVPLSTVLSSGRRVREHADALAEIFVRVLHAHTKETEPAQLRPLARAVVDAELSMALDRRLRRDDGTQPPKA; this is encoded by the coding sequence ATGGAGGAGCTGGCCGAGGAGGCCGGGATCACCGTGCGGACCCTGCGCTTCTACCGGGAGCGCGGTCTGATCCCGCCGCCTCGCCGCGAGGGCCGCATCGCCTGGTACGACGACCACCATCTGGCCCGGCTGCGGACCATCACGGGCCTGCTGGAGCGCGGCCACACCCTCAACGGCATCGCCGACCTCGCGGCCACCTTCGACAGCGGCCGCGACGTCGCGGAGGTGCTGGGCCTGGGCGAGCCGACCGAGGAGACCCCGGTCCGGCTCACCCCGGAGCAGCTCGCGGACTACTTCGAGGGCGAGGTCACGCCCGAGAACCTCGCCACCGCACTGGACCTGGGCTACCTCGCCACCGACGGGGACGAGATCGTGCACATCAGCCGCCGCCTCCTGGAGGTCTCGGCCGAGCTGGTGCGAGAAGGGGTGCCGCTGTCCACGGTGCTCTCCTCGGGCCGCCGCGTCCGCGAGCACGCGGACGCGCTCGCCGAGATCTTCGTCCGCGTACTGCACGCCCACACCAAGGAGACCGAACCGGCCCAACTCCGCCCGCTGGCCCGCGCGGTGGTGGACGCCGAACTGTCGATGGCCCTCGACCGGAGGCTGCGCCGCGACGACGGCACGCAGCCCCCGAAGGCGTAA
- a CDS encoding MMPL family transporter, whose protein sequence is MATFLYKLGRLTFRRRRFVALIWVALLAVAGFGAATASTATSSSFSIPGTEAQRAFDLLEQRNPGSSADGATARVVFKAPEGEKVTDSANKSEITGIVKELRSGSDQIASVADPFERQAVSQDGSTAYISVSYKVNSMELTDKTTDALKDAGKDAEDSGMKVEIGGDALQVMPHTGAAEIIGVAIAAVVLVITFGSLIAAGLPLVTALIGVGIGVSSITALANVLDLGSTTSTLAMMIGLAVGIDYALFIVSRYRAELAEGREREEAAGRAVGTAGSAVVFAGLTVVIALVGLAVVNIPMLTKMGFAAAGTVAIAVVIALTLVPALLGFAGKRVMGRKARKAAEAEQSPEAKPNLGTRWARFVLRKPVWVMLVGVLGLGVIAVPAASLEMGLPDDGAQPKSTTQRQAYDMLSDGFGPGFNGPLMVVVDTKNSSDGKAAAARVSEEIDSIGVGAVVPAEFNKAGDTATIVVIPKDRPSSAATENVVHSIRDAGADITSDTGAEVLVTGATAMNIDFSQKMNDALLPYLALVVGLAFLLLMLVFRSVLVPLKAALGFLLSVVAALGAVVAVFQWGWLGSLFGVEQTGPIMSMMPIFMVGVVFGLAMDYEVFLVTRMREAYVHGESPGQAVVTGFKHGARVVTAAAVIMMAVFAGFIGSSEQMIKMIGFSLAIAVFFDAFVVRMAIVPAVLALLGKKAWWLPRWLDRALPNVDVEGEKLQKRLTDEPGSEGGESDERELVRV, encoded by the coding sequence GTGGCCACTTTCCTCTACAAGCTCGGACGGCTCACCTTCCGCCGCCGCCGCTTCGTCGCCCTGATCTGGGTGGCGTTGCTGGCGGTCGCCGGATTCGGTGCGGCCACCGCGTCCACCGCCACCTCCAGCTCCTTCTCGATACCCGGTACGGAGGCGCAGCGCGCCTTCGACCTGCTGGAACAGCGCAACCCCGGCTCCAGCGCCGACGGCGCCACCGCGCGCGTCGTCTTCAAGGCGCCCGAGGGCGAGAAGGTGACCGACTCCGCCAACAAGAGCGAGATCACCGGCATCGTCAAGGAGCTGCGGTCCGGCTCGGACCAGATCGCCTCGGTCGCCGACCCGTTCGAGCGGCAGGCCGTGAGCCAGGACGGTTCGACGGCGTACATCTCGGTCTCCTACAAGGTCAACTCCATGGAGCTGACCGACAAGACCACCGACGCCCTGAAGGACGCGGGCAAGGACGCCGAGGACAGCGGCATGAAGGTGGAGATCGGTGGTGACGCGCTCCAGGTCATGCCGCACACCGGGGCCGCCGAGATCATCGGTGTCGCCATCGCCGCCGTCGTCCTGGTCATCACCTTCGGCTCGCTCATCGCCGCCGGGCTGCCCCTGGTGACCGCCCTCATCGGGGTCGGCATCGGGGTCTCGTCGATCACCGCGCTGGCCAACGTCCTGGATCTCGGCTCGACCACCTCGACCCTCGCCATGATGATCGGCCTCGCGGTCGGCATCGACTACGCCCTGTTCATCGTCTCCCGCTACCGCGCCGAGCTGGCCGAGGGCCGCGAGCGCGAGGAGGCCGCGGGGCGGGCGGTCGGCACGGCCGGATCCGCGGTCGTCTTCGCGGGCCTGACCGTGGTCATCGCCCTGGTGGGCCTCGCCGTCGTCAACATCCCGATGCTGACGAAGATGGGCTTCGCCGCCGCCGGTACGGTCGCCATCGCCGTCGTCATCGCCCTCACCCTCGTCCCGGCCCTGCTGGGCTTCGCGGGCAAGCGGGTCATGGGCCGCAAGGCGCGCAAGGCCGCCGAGGCGGAGCAGAGCCCCGAGGCCAAGCCGAACCTGGGCACCCGCTGGGCGCGGTTCGTGCTGCGCAAGCCGGTCTGGGTCATGCTCGTCGGCGTCCTCGGCCTCGGCGTCATCGCCGTACCGGCCGCCTCGCTGGAGATGGGTCTGCCCGACGACGGCGCCCAGCCGAAGTCGACCACGCAGCGCCAGGCGTACGACATGCTCTCGGACGGCTTCGGCCCCGGGTTCAACGGCCCGCTGATGGTCGTCGTCGACACGAAGAACAGCTCCGACGGCAAGGCCGCCGCCGCGCGGGTCTCCGAGGAGATCGACTCCATCGGCGTCGGCGCCGTCGTTCCGGCCGAGTTCAACAAGGCCGGGGACACCGCGACGATCGTGGTCATCCCGAAGGACCGGCCCTCCTCGGCCGCCACGGAGAACGTCGTCCACTCCATCCGCGACGCGGGTGCGGACATCACGTCCGACACCGGCGCGGAGGTCCTGGTCACCGGCGCGACCGCGATGAACATCGACTTCTCGCAGAAGATGAACGACGCGCTGCTGCCCTACCTGGCGCTCGTCGTCGGCCTCGCGTTCCTGCTGCTGATGCTGGTCTTCCGCTCGGTCCTCGTCCCGCTGAAGGCGGCCCTGGGCTTCCTGCTCTCGGTGGTCGCCGCCCTCGGCGCGGTCGTCGCGGTGTTCCAGTGGGGCTGGCTCGGCTCGCTCTTCGGCGTCGAGCAGACCGGCCCGATCATGAGCATGATGCCGATCTTCATGGTCGGTGTGGTCTTCGGCCTCGCGATGGACTACGAGGTCTTCCTCGTCACCCGGATGCGGGAGGCGTACGTCCACGGCGAGAGCCCGGGCCAGGCCGTCGTCACCGGTTTCAAGCACGGCGCGCGCGTGGTCACGGCCGCGGCGGTGATCATGATGGCGGTCTTCGCCGGCTTCATCGGCTCCAGCGAGCAGATGATCAAGATGATCGGCTTCTCGCTCGCCATCGCCGTCTTCTTCGACGCCTTCGTGGTGCGCATGGCGATCGTGCCCGCCGTCCTGGCCCTGCTCGGCAAGAAGGCGTGGTGGCTGCCGCGCTGGCTGGACCGGGCGCTGCCCAACGTGGACGTGGAGGGCGAGAAGCTGCAGAAGCGGCTGACGGACGAGCCCGGCTCCGAGGGCGGGGAGAGCGACGAGCGCGAGCTCGTACGCGTCTGA
- a CDS encoding S41 family peptidase yields the protein MSDDVAYLRFPHLHQDLLCFAAEDDLWVAPLAAAGHRPGRAWRVTADRTRVSHPRFSPDGSSIAYTTWRTLDPEIHLAPVDGGPARRLTHWGSTDARVCGWSPDPGEACQILAVSSHNQPFSYFSWAYSVPTDGGPGGRLPWGPVSDIAVADIDGERRTLLLTGTPPHEPAAWKRYRGGATGRLWLHGERLLPDIGGHLANPMFVGRRIAFLSDHEGVGNLYSCLMDGTDLRRHTDHDAFYARNASSDGHRVIYQCAGELWLVEDLSSPDAGPRRLEVRLGGPRTGRRVHQVPAASNVDSLSVDETGRASAVTVRGSLYWLTHRDGPARTIADTPGVRVRLPEMLGSGGRVAYVTDADGPDAVEIAYLPRASGDRPPRRLASGQLGRVHEMISDPEGERLAIASNDGRLLLLDTGEPEAEARETEGGETEGGDTEGREAGGKAPSGSTRADLHMATGAAAPDSAAPVDEHPGLTELIRSVNGPVRDLAFSPDGDWLTWSHPGIGRSLRQIKLARISGPGAPVIVDVTNGRFEDENPVFTEDGRYLAFLSWRGFDPVYDVHTGDLSFPLGCRPYLVPLSSATPSPFALSPDGRPAAGGLDPVDVPDGGTPEGSTVMVEFEGLESRVTPFPVSASKYSALAPVSGGGLVWLRWPISGALGETFANPADMSGRPTLEHFNIAKARRTELVDHLDWFAVSGDASRLVVMDDGELRAVPAAEPGDTDSTVFLDLRRILHEVDPGAEWRQAYGEAGRIIRSYFWEPDMCGIDWEGVLDQYRPLVERVASPDEFADLLREVLGELGTSHAYVSPARRNEGPPHYQRAIGLLGANLVCRDGAWTVQRILPGDSSDSKARSPLAGTGIREGAVLTHVDGRPVDPVAGPYPLLTAAGGTTVELTFAPAGGGPSRRVAIMPLVDERPLRYQDWVAKRRDVVRELSGGKCGYLHIPDMGGSGWAQFNRDLRLEVSRPALIVDVRGNAGGHISELVVENLTRKILGWDLTRNAQAVSYASNAPRGPVVALADEATSSDGDMITAAFRLLKLGPVVGQRTWGGVVGMTGRHRLGDGTVITVPMNAAWFDTYGWSVENHGVEPDVEALRTPLDWAEGRYAVLDDAVRLALELLAAHPAATPPSYETAPDLRRPPLPPR from the coding sequence GTGAGTGACGACGTCGCGTATCTCCGTTTCCCGCACCTCCACCAGGACTTGCTGTGCTTCGCGGCCGAGGACGACCTCTGGGTCGCCCCCCTCGCCGCCGCCGGGCACCGCCCCGGACGGGCCTGGCGGGTGACCGCCGACCGGACCCGGGTCAGCCATCCACGCTTCTCGCCCGACGGCTCCTCCATCGCCTACACGACCTGGCGCACCCTGGACCCCGAGATCCACCTGGCCCCGGTGGACGGCGGCCCGGCCCGCCGGCTCACCCACTGGGGCTCGACGGACGCCCGCGTCTGCGGCTGGAGTCCCGATCCGGGCGAGGCCTGCCAGATCCTCGCCGTGTCCTCGCACAACCAGCCGTTCTCGTACTTCTCCTGGGCCTACAGCGTCCCCACCGACGGGGGCCCCGGCGGCAGGCTCCCCTGGGGCCCGGTCTCCGACATCGCGGTCGCCGACATCGACGGCGAGCGCCGCACCCTGCTGCTCACCGGCACGCCCCCGCACGAACCGGCCGCCTGGAAGCGCTACCGGGGCGGGGCCACGGGCCGCCTGTGGCTGCACGGCGAACGGCTGCTCCCGGACATCGGCGGCCATCTCGCCAACCCCATGTTCGTCGGCCGCCGCATCGCGTTCCTCTCCGACCACGAAGGTGTCGGCAACCTCTACTCCTGCCTGATGGACGGCACCGACCTGCGCCGGCACACCGACCACGACGCCTTCTACGCCCGGAACGCCTCCAGCGACGGCCACCGGGTGATCTACCAGTGCGCGGGCGAGCTGTGGCTGGTCGAGGACCTCTCGTCGCCCGACGCCGGCCCGCGCAGGCTGGAGGTGCGCCTCGGCGGCCCGCGGACCGGCCGACGCGTCCACCAGGTGCCCGCCGCCAGCAACGTCGACTCGCTCTCCGTCGACGAGACGGGCCGGGCCAGCGCCGTCACCGTACGCGGCAGCCTCTACTGGCTCACCCACCGCGACGGCCCCGCCCGCACCATCGCCGACACCCCGGGCGTCCGGGTGCGGCTGCCGGAGATGCTCGGCAGCGGCGGCCGGGTCGCGTACGTCACCGACGCGGACGGCCCCGACGCGGTCGAGATCGCCTACCTGCCGCGCGCCAGCGGCGACCGCCCCCCGCGCAGGCTGGCCTCCGGGCAGCTCGGCCGGGTCCACGAGATGATCTCCGACCCGGAGGGCGAGCGCCTCGCCATCGCGTCGAACGACGGCCGCCTGCTGCTCCTGGACACGGGGGAGCCGGAGGCGGAAGCCCGGGAAACGGAAGGCGGGGAGACGGAAGGCGGCGATACGGAAGGCCGGGAAGCCGGGGGGAAGGCGCCCAGCGGCTCGACCCGCGCCGACCTGCACATGGCCACGGGCGCGGCGGCCCCGGACAGCGCGGCGCCGGTCGACGAGCACCCCGGGCTCACCGAGCTGATCCGCTCGGTCAACGGGCCCGTGCGCGACCTCGCCTTCTCCCCCGACGGCGACTGGCTGACCTGGTCGCACCCGGGCATCGGCCGCTCGCTGCGGCAGATCAAGCTGGCCCGGATCTCCGGCCCGGGCGCCCCCGTGATCGTCGACGTCACCAACGGCCGCTTCGAGGACGAGAACCCGGTCTTCACGGAGGACGGGCGCTATCTGGCGTTCCTGTCCTGGCGGGGCTTCGACCCCGTGTACGACGTCCACACCGGCGACCTGTCCTTCCCGCTCGGCTGCCGCCCGTACCTGGTCCCGCTCTCCTCGGCCACCCCGTCCCCCTTCGCCCTCTCGCCCGACGGCCGTCCGGCGGCGGGCGGGCTGGACCCGGTGGACGTACCGGACGGGGGTACGCCGGAGGGGTCGACCGTGATGGTGGAGTTCGAGGGCCTGGAGAGCCGGGTGACCCCGTTCCCGGTCTCCGCCTCCAAGTACTCGGCCCTCGCCCCCGTGAGCGGCGGCGGTCTCGTCTGGCTGCGCTGGCCGATCTCGGGAGCGCTGGGCGAGACGTTCGCGAACCCGGCCGACATGTCGGGGCGCCCGACCCTGGAGCACTTCAACATCGCGAAGGCCCGCAGGACCGAACTGGTCGACCACCTCGACTGGTTCGCGGTGAGCGGCGACGCGTCCCGCCTGGTCGTGATGGACGACGGCGAACTCCGCGCCGTACCCGCGGCCGAGCCGGGCGACACGGACTCCACGGTCTTCCTGGACCTGCGCCGCATCCTGCACGAGGTCGACCCGGGGGCGGAGTGGCGGCAGGCGTACGGCGAGGCGGGGAGGATCATCCGCTCCTACTTCTGGGAGCCGGACATGTGCGGCATCGACTGGGAGGGGGTGCTGGACCAGTACCGCCCCCTGGTCGAACGGGTCGCGTCGCCGGACGAGTTCGCGGATCTGCTGCGCGAGGTGCTGGGCGAGCTGGGCACCTCGCACGCGTACGTCTCCCCCGCCCGCCGCAACGAGGGCCCGCCGCACTACCAGCGGGCGATCGGCCTCCTCGGCGCCAACCTGGTCTGCCGGGACGGCGCCTGGACCGTCCAGCGCATCCTGCCCGGCGACTCCTCGGACTCCAAGGCGCGTTCGCCGCTGGCGGGCACGGGCATCCGGGAGGGCGCGGTGCTCACCCATGTCGACGGCCGCCCGGTGGACCCGGTCGCCGGCCCGTACCCCCTGCTGACGGCGGCGGGCGGCACGACGGTGGAACTGACCTTCGCCCCGGCGGGCGGCGGCCCCTCCCGCCGGGTGGCGATCATGCCCCTGGTCGACGAGCGCCCCCTGCGGTACCAGGACTGGGTGGCCAAACGCCGTGACGTCGTCCGGGAGTTGAGCGGCGGCAAGTGCGGCTACCTGCACATCCCGGACATGGGCGGCTCGGGCTGGGCCCAGTTCAACCGGGACCTGCGTCTCGAAGTCTCCCGCCCCGCCCTGATCGTGGACGTCCGGGGCAACGCGGGCGGTCACATCAGTGAGTTGGTCGTGGAGAACCTCACCCGCAAGATCCTCGGCTGGGACCTGACCCGCAACGCCCAGGCGGTGAGCTACGCCTCCAACGCGCCGCGCGGCCCGGTGGTCGCCCTGGCCGACGAGGCGACCTCCTCCGACGGCGACATGATCACCGCCGCGTTCCGGCTGCTGAAGCTGGGCCCGGTGGTGGGCCAGCGCACCTGGGGCGGCGTGGTCGGCATGACCGGCCGCCACCGCCTGGGCGACGGCACGGTGATCACCGTGCCGATGAACGCGGCCTGGTTCGACACGTACGGCTGGTCGGTGGAGAACCACGGAGTGGAACCGGACGTGGAGGCCCTGCGCACCCCGCTGGACTGGGCGGAGGGCCGGTACGCCGTGCTCGACGACGCGGTCCGGCTGGCCCTGGAACTGCTGGCCGCGCACCCGGCGGCGACGCCACCGTCGTACGAGACGGCTCCGGACCTGCGACGGCCGCCGCTGCCGCCGAGGTAG